The Streptomyces sp. NBC_00670 genome window below encodes:
- a CDS encoding DUF5685 family protein — translation MFGIVRPCRHRLSEGLRNQWMAHLCGLCLALRQDHGQFARVATNYDGLLISVLTEAQSAPAATARRTAGPCPLRGMRTASVARGEGARLAAAVSLVLASAKVRDHVADGDGLLARRPVAVAARRVAASWGRAGARSGHDVGFDTALLVDAVERQAGIEALAGPGTPLLTVTEPTETATAAAFAHTALLAGRPANAEPLAEAGRLFGRLAHLLDAVEDQVQDAATGAWNPLTATGTPAAEARRLADDALHGIRLALREVEFTDPALAHLLLVHELPRSVDRAFGTESCGHGGHGGQARGAFGPPQPPHGVPQSPYGPPRSPYGPPPFGPPEPPRPPEKRGWLAGCAVATGLCCTCQVCCADEYEGPWSRKKREGCLSNCDCDCDCCEACSCCECCECCSCCDCG, via the coding sequence GTGTTCGGAATCGTTCGCCCCTGCCGGCACCGGCTGAGCGAGGGGCTCAGAAATCAGTGGATGGCGCACTTGTGCGGGCTGTGCCTGGCACTGCGCCAAGACCACGGACAATTCGCGAGGGTCGCGACAAATTATGACGGCCTTCTCATATCGGTGTTGACGGAGGCTCAGTCCGCGCCCGCCGCCACGGCGCGGCGCACCGCGGGGCCCTGTCCGCTGCGCGGCATGCGGACCGCGTCCGTCGCCCGCGGCGAGGGCGCCCGGCTCGCCGCCGCGGTCTCACTGGTCCTCGCCTCCGCCAAGGTGCGCGACCACGTCGCCGACGGGGACGGGCTGCTGGCCCGCCGGCCGGTGGCCGTCGCCGCCCGCCGGGTCGCCGCGAGCTGGGGGCGCGCGGGCGCCCGCAGCGGACATGACGTCGGGTTCGACACCGCGCTGCTCGTCGACGCGGTGGAGCGGCAGGCCGGCATCGAGGCACTCGCCGGGCCCGGCACGCCCCTGCTGACGGTCACCGAGCCCACCGAGACGGCCACCGCGGCCGCGTTCGCGCACACCGCGCTGCTCGCCGGGCGCCCGGCCAACGCGGAGCCCCTCGCCGAGGCGGGACGGCTCTTCGGGCGGCTCGCGCATCTGCTGGACGCGGTCGAGGACCAGGTCCAGGACGCCGCCACCGGCGCGTGGAACCCGCTCACCGCGACCGGCACCCCGGCCGCCGAGGCCCGGCGGCTCGCCGACGACGCGCTGCACGGGATCCGGCTGGCGCTGCGCGAGGTGGAGTTCACCGATCCGGCGCTGGCGCACCTGCTGCTCGTGCACGAACTGCCGCGCTCGGTGGACCGGGCGTTCGGGACGGAGTCGTGCGGGCATGGCGGGCACGGTGGCCAGGCGCGGGGGGCGTTCGGCCCGCCGCAGCCCCCGCACGGGGTACCGCAGTCGCCCTACGGCCCGCCGCGGTCCCCGTACGGGCCCCCGCCGTTCGGGCCGCCGGAGCCGCCGCGGCCGCCGGAGAAGCGGGGCTGGCTCGCGGGGTGCGCGGTCGCCACGGGGCTGTGCTGCACCTGCCAGGTGTGCTGCGCCGACGAGTACGAGGGGCCCTGGTCGCGCAAGAAGCGGGAGGGGTGCCTCAGCAACTGCGACTGTGACTGCGACTGCTGTGAGGCGTGCAGTTGTTGCGAGTGCTGTGAGTGCTGCTCCTGTTGCGACTGCGGCTGA
- a CDS encoding glycosyltransferase family 4 protein, producing the protein MHISFLLHNAYGIGGTIRTTYNLASTLAEQHDVEIVSVFRHRDEPVFAPGQGVRVRHLVDLRRDTADADDPERQRPAEVFPRAEGRYEQYSALTDRRIAEHLASVEADVVVGTRPGLNVHLARQTRRGPLRVGQEHLTLDNHSPQLRLALRGVYPRLDALTTTTEADARSYRRKMRLPGVRVQAVPNPVPAPGIEPADGSGKWVVAAGRLAPVKRYDLLIKAFAKVAAERPDWRLRIYGGGKQKDKLRALIDQLGLYNHVYLMGPAHPIEPEWAKGSLAAVTSSMESFGMTIVEAMRCGLPVVSTDCPHGPGEIISDGVDGRLVKVGSVDAIASGLLGLINDDELRQRMSHAALEDSARFDPARIAERYESLFTDLGARAGASLGGRMRGSLHRTRAALLGSAYAVRDAGHAAWRQKGHTS; encoded by the coding sequence ATGCATATTTCTTTCCTTCTGCACAACGCGTACGGGATCGGCGGGACGATCCGTACGACGTACAACCTCGCGTCCACCCTGGCCGAGCAGCACGACGTGGAAATAGTCTCCGTCTTCCGCCACCGGGACGAACCCGTCTTCGCCCCCGGCCAGGGTGTCCGCGTGCGTCACCTCGTCGACCTGCGCCGGGACACCGCCGACGCCGACGACCCCGAACGGCAGCGGCCCGCCGAGGTCTTCCCGCGCGCCGAGGGCCGTTACGAGCAGTACAGCGCCCTGACCGACCGGCGCATCGCCGAACACCTCGCCTCCGTCGAGGCCGACGTGGTGGTCGGCACCCGCCCGGGGCTCAACGTGCACCTCGCCCGGCAGACCCGGCGCGGCCCGCTGCGCGTCGGCCAGGAGCACCTCACCCTCGACAACCACTCGCCCCAGCTGCGGCTCGCGCTGCGCGGCGTCTACCCGAGGCTGGACGCGCTCACCACCACCACGGAGGCCGACGCCCGCTCCTACCGCCGCAAGATGCGGCTCCCGGGGGTCAGGGTGCAGGCCGTGCCCAACCCGGTGCCCGCGCCCGGCATCGAACCGGCCGACGGCTCCGGCAAGTGGGTCGTGGCGGCCGGCCGGCTCGCCCCGGTCAAGCGGTACGACCTGCTCATCAAGGCCTTCGCCAAGGTCGCGGCCGAACGTCCAGACTGGCGGCTGCGGATCTACGGCGGCGGCAAGCAGAAGGACAAGCTGCGCGCCCTGATCGACCAGCTCGGCCTGTACAACCACGTGTATCTGATGGGCCCCGCCCACCCCATCGAGCCCGAGTGGGCCAAGGGCTCCCTCGCCGCGGTCACCTCCAGCATGGAGTCCTTCGGCATGACCATCGTCGAGGCCATGCGCTGCGGCCTGCCGGTGGTCTCCACCGACTGCCCGCACGGCCCCGGCGAGATCATCTCCGACGGCGTCGACGGCCGGCTGGTGAAGGTGGGCAGCGTGGACGCGATCGCCTCCGGGCTGCTCGGCCTCATCAACGACGACGAGCTGCGGCAGCGGATGTCGCACGCCGCGCTCGAGGACTCCGCGCGCTTCGACCCCGCGCGGATCGCCGAGCGGTACGAGTCGCTCTTCACCGACCTCGGTGCCCGCGCCGGCGCCTCGCTGGGCGGCCGGATGCGCGGCTCTTTACACCGTACGCGCGCGGCCCTGCTCGGCAGCGCCTACGCCGTCCGCGACGCCGGACACGCGGCCTGGCGGCAGAAGGGACACACGTCATGA
- a CDS encoding MFS transporter: MSGTTTAAVRCRREPGAGANRWVVLVVLCVSLLLVAVDATVLHVAVPAVTEDLEPGAIELLWIVDVYPLVCASLLILFGTLGDRIGRRRVLLLGYALFGLASAIAAFAGDAHVLIGARALLGVGGAMIMPATLSLLRQVFPDRRERALAIGVWSAVAAVGAAVGPLLGGFLLEHFWWGSVFLVNIPLMLVSLPVGRALLPESRGEGDGPWDVGGACMAAAGLFGTVFGVKRLGGGEPPLSLLTLVPLLAGAVLLVLFVRRQRSRAHPLVDLGMFARTAFSTSVGCIVLAMLALVGLELIAAQYLQLVLGLSPLQTGLRLLPLTFAAMAAGLLGSRLLHRFGPRRTVAAGFCLTAGAVLTLTVMGGHDEPGLLLGAFLLLGFGLETTLFGAYESMLSEAPVEQAGGAAAIGETSYQLGAGIGIALLGSVMNAAYAPGLASVPGVPAGASAAARHSLGEAYAVAGRLGGERGELLRQAARHSFVHGLHVTLLVSAGLLLAGAVMALRLPRAMQCAETPAEGAVPEGAVPAPRGVETSRVSA; the protein is encoded by the coding sequence ATGTCCGGGACGACCACGGCCGCCGTGCGATGCCGTCGGGAGCCCGGGGCGGGTGCCAACCGCTGGGTCGTCCTCGTCGTCCTCTGCGTCAGCCTGCTGCTCGTCGCCGTCGACGCCACCGTGCTGCACGTCGCGGTACCGGCCGTCACCGAGGACCTCGAACCCGGCGCGATCGAACTGCTCTGGATCGTCGACGTCTATCCGCTGGTCTGCGCCTCGCTGCTGATCCTGTTCGGCACGCTGGGCGACCGGATCGGCCGCAGACGCGTCCTGCTGCTCGGCTACGCGTTGTTCGGCCTCGCCTCGGCGATCGCGGCCTTCGCCGGTGACGCGCACGTCCTCATCGGCGCGCGCGCCCTGCTCGGCGTCGGCGGCGCCATGATCATGCCGGCCACGCTCTCCCTGCTCCGCCAGGTCTTCCCCGACCGGCGGGAGCGGGCGCTGGCGATCGGGGTGTGGAGCGCGGTGGCGGCGGTCGGCGCGGCCGTCGGACCGCTGCTCGGCGGTTTCCTCCTCGAGCACTTCTGGTGGGGCTCGGTCTTCCTCGTCAACATCCCGCTCATGCTGGTCAGCCTGCCGGTGGGGCGGGCGCTGCTGCCGGAGTCGCGGGGCGAGGGCGACGGGCCCTGGGACGTGGGCGGCGCGTGCATGGCCGCCGCCGGGCTGTTCGGCACCGTGTTCGGAGTGAAGCGGCTGGGCGGCGGGGAGCCGCCGCTGTCCCTGCTCACCCTGGTGCCGCTGCTGGCCGGGGCGGTGCTGCTGGTGCTGTTCGTGCGGCGGCAGCGGAGCAGGGCGCATCCGCTGGTCGACCTCGGGATGTTCGCCCGTACGGCGTTCAGCACGTCCGTCGGGTGCATCGTGCTCGCGATGCTCGCGCTGGTGGGCCTGGAGCTGATCGCGGCGCAGTATCTGCAGCTCGTGCTGGGGCTGTCGCCGTTGCAGACGGGGCTGCGGCTGCTGCCGCTGACCTTCGCGGCGATGGCGGCGGGGCTGCTGGGCTCCCGGCTGCTGCACCGCTTCGGGCCCCGGCGCACCGTGGCCGCCGGGTTCTGCCTCACCGCGGGCGCGGTGCTCACGCTCACCGTGATGGGCGGGCACGACGAGCCCGGGCTGCTGCTCGGCGCGTTCCTGCTGCTCGGGTTCGGTCTGGAGACGACGCTGTTCGGGGCGTACGAGTCGATGCTGAGCGAGGCGCCGGTGGAGCAGGCGGGGGGTGCGGCGGCGATCGGGGAGACGTCGTACCAGCTCGGTGCGGGTATCGGGATCGCGCTGCTGGGGAGCGTGATGAACGCGGCGTACGCGCCGGGGCTCGCGTCCGTGCCGGGGGTGCCGGCGGGGGCGTCGGCGGCGGCAAGGCATTCGCTGGGGGAGGCGTATGCGGTGGCCGGGCGGCTCGGGGGTGAGCGGGGTGAGCTGCTGCGGCAGGCCGCGCGTCACTCGTTCGTGCATGGGTTGCATGTGACGTTGCTGGTGAGCGCGGGGTTGCTGCTGGCCGGGGCGGTGATGGCGTTGCGGTTGCCGCGGGCGATGCAGTGCGCGGAGACGCCGGCGGAGGGTGCGGTGCCGGAGGGTGCGGTGCCGGCACCGCGTGGCGTGGAGACGTCCAGGGTGTCGGCGTAG
- the ctaD gene encoding aa3-type cytochrome oxidase subunit I has protein sequence MGTQTMAAVRRPAGTGRTPGRIAVDWLTTTDHKKIGHLYLITSFVFFLAGGVMALLMRAELARPGLQLMSNEQYNQLFTMHGTIMLLLFATPTFAGFANEIMPLQIGSPDVAFPRLNMLSYWLFLFGGLIVLGSLLTPGGAADFGWFAYAPLNSMDRSPGIGADMWIMGLALAGFGTILGAVNFLTTIVGMRAPGMTMFRMPIFTWNILFTSILVLIAFPVLAAALLVLEADRRFGAQVFASANGGALLWQHLFWFFGHPEVYIIALPFFGIITEIIPVFSRKPVFGYLTLVGATMAITGLSVIVWAHHMFATGGVLLPFFSFMSFLIAVPTGVKFFNWSGTMLKGSLSFETPMLWAVGFLVSFLFGGLTGVILASPPLDFHVTDSYFVVAHFHYVVFGTVVFATFGGFYFWWPKLTGRMLDERIGKIHFWTLFVGFHTTFLVQHWLGAEGMPRRYADYLAVDGFTWLNTISTIGAFLLGISTVPFLYNVWRTARYGVRVQVDDPWGFGRSLEWATSCPPPRHNFRALPRIRSESPAFDLHHPDYAAQAPQPEPRAHQSTTG, from the coding sequence ATGGGGACGCAGACCATGGCCGCGGTACGGCGGCCGGCGGGGACGGGACGGACGCCGGGGCGGATCGCGGTGGACTGGCTGACCACCACCGACCACAAGAAGATCGGCCACCTCTATCTGATCACGTCGTTCGTGTTCTTCCTGGCCGGCGGGGTGATGGCGCTGCTGATGCGCGCCGAGCTGGCCCGCCCGGGGCTGCAGCTGATGAGCAACGAGCAGTACAACCAGCTGTTCACCATGCACGGCACGATCATGCTGCTGCTCTTCGCGACCCCCACCTTCGCGGGCTTCGCCAACGAGATCATGCCGTTGCAGATCGGCTCCCCCGACGTGGCCTTCCCACGGCTGAACATGCTGTCCTACTGGCTGTTCCTGTTCGGCGGTCTGATCGTGCTCGGCTCCCTGCTCACCCCCGGCGGGGCGGCGGACTTCGGCTGGTTCGCCTACGCCCCGCTCAACAGCATGGACCGCTCGCCCGGGATCGGCGCCGACATGTGGATCATGGGCCTGGCGCTGGCCGGGTTCGGCACGATCCTGGGCGCGGTGAACTTCCTGACGACGATCGTCGGGATGCGGGCGCCGGGCATGACGATGTTCCGGATGCCGATCTTCACGTGGAACATCCTGTTCACGTCGATCCTGGTGCTGATCGCGTTCCCCGTGCTGGCGGCGGCGCTGCTGGTCCTCGAGGCGGACCGGCGGTTCGGGGCGCAGGTGTTCGCCTCCGCCAACGGCGGGGCGCTGCTGTGGCAGCACCTGTTCTGGTTCTTCGGCCATCCCGAGGTCTACATCATCGCGCTGCCGTTCTTCGGGATCATCACGGAGATCATCCCGGTCTTCAGCCGCAAGCCGGTCTTCGGCTATCTCACGCTGGTCGGCGCCACCATGGCGATCACCGGCCTCTCGGTGATCGTGTGGGCGCACCACATGTTCGCCACCGGCGGGGTGCTGCTGCCGTTCTTCTCCTTCATGAGCTTCCTGATCGCGGTGCCGACCGGGGTGAAGTTCTTCAACTGGAGCGGCACCATGCTCAAGGGCTCGCTCTCCTTCGAGACGCCGATGCTGTGGGCGGTGGGCTTCCTGGTGTCGTTCCTCTTCGGCGGGCTGACCGGCGTCATCCTCGCCTCGCCGCCGCTGGACTTCCATGTCACCGACTCGTACTTCGTCGTCGCGCACTTCCATTACGTCGTCTTCGGCACGGTCGTCTTCGCGACGTTCGGGGGGTTCTACTTCTGGTGGCCGAAGCTGACGGGGAGGATGCTCGACGAGCGGATCGGGAAGATTCACTTCTGGACGCTCTTCGTCGGGTTCCACACCACGTTCCTGGTGCAGCACTGGCTGGGGGCGGAGGGGATGCCGCGGCGGTACGCGGACTATCTCGCGGTGGACGGCTTCACGTGGCTGAACACGATCTCGACGATCGGGGCGTTCCTGCTGGGGATCTCGACGGTGCCGTTCCTGTACAACGTGTGGCGGACGGCGCGGTACGGGGTGCGGGTCCAGGTGGACGATCCCTGGGGGTTCGGGCGGTCGCTGGAGTGGGCGACGTCGTGTCCGCCGCCGCGGCACAACTTCCGGGCGCTGCCGAGGATCCGTTCGGAGTCCCCGGCGTTCGACCTCCACCACCCGGACTACGCGGCCCAGGCCCCCCAACCGGAGCCGCGCGCCCACCAGTCGACCACCGGGTGA
- a CDS encoding acyl-CoA dehydrogenase family protein has product MSASAKPPAFDPTDPLGLDDLLSAEDLAVRATVRNWTARRIAPHIAEWYENGELPGIRELARELGALGALGMSLTGYGCAGASAVQYGLACLELEAADSGIRSLVSVQGSLAMYAVHRFGSEEQKQTWLPRMATGEVIGCFGLTEPDHGSDPAAMRTHARKDGTDWVLDGRKMWITNGSVAGVAVVWAQTEDGIRGFLVPAGTPGFSAPEITHKWSLRASVTSELVLDGVRLPADAVLPEATGLRGPLSCLSHARYGIVWGAMGAARSCFETAVEYARTREQFGRPIGGFQLTQAKLADMAVELHKGILLAHHLGRRLDAGRLRPEQVSFGKLNNVREALGICRTARTILGANGISLEYPVMRHATNLESVLTYEGTVEMHQLVLGKALTGLDAFR; this is encoded by the coding sequence GTGTCCGCGTCCGCCAAGCCCCCCGCCTTCGACCCCACCGACCCCCTCGGCCTCGACGACCTCCTCTCCGCGGAGGATCTCGCCGTCCGGGCCACCGTCCGCAACTGGACGGCCCGCCGCATCGCACCCCACATCGCCGAGTGGTACGAGAACGGCGAACTCCCCGGCATCCGGGAGCTCGCCCGCGAACTCGGCGCCCTCGGCGCGCTCGGCATGTCGCTCACCGGCTACGGCTGCGCCGGCGCGAGCGCCGTCCAGTACGGCCTCGCCTGCCTGGAACTGGAGGCCGCCGACTCCGGCATTCGCTCCCTCGTCTCCGTCCAGGGCTCCCTCGCCATGTACGCCGTCCACCGCTTCGGCTCCGAGGAGCAGAAGCAGACCTGGCTGCCCCGGATGGCCACCGGCGAGGTCATCGGCTGCTTCGGGCTCACCGAGCCCGACCACGGCTCCGACCCCGCCGCCATGCGCACCCACGCCCGCAAGGACGGCACCGACTGGGTCCTCGACGGCCGCAAGATGTGGATCACCAACGGCTCGGTCGCCGGCGTCGCCGTCGTCTGGGCCCAGACCGAGGACGGCATCCGCGGCTTCCTCGTCCCGGCCGGCACCCCCGGCTTCTCGGCCCCCGAGATCACCCACAAGTGGTCGCTGCGCGCCTCCGTCACCAGCGAACTCGTCCTGGACGGCGTACGGCTGCCCGCCGACGCCGTACTGCCGGAGGCGACCGGGCTGCGCGGCCCGCTGAGCTGTCTGTCGCACGCCCGTTACGGAATCGTCTGGGGCGCGATGGGCGCGGCCCGCTCCTGCTTCGAGACGGCCGTGGAGTACGCGCGAACGCGCGAGCAGTTCGGACGGCCCATCGGGGGCTTCCAGCTCACCCAGGCCAAGCTCGCCGACATGGCGGTCGAACTGCACAAGGGGATCCTGCTCGCCCACCACCTGGGGCGGCGCCTGGACGCCGGCCGGCTGCGCCCCGAGCAGGTCAGCTTCGGCAAGCTCAACAACGTGCGCGAGGCCCTCGGGATCTGCCGCACCGCCCGGACGATCCTGGGCGCCAACGGGATCTCGCTGGAGTACCCCGTGATGCGGCACGCCACCAACCTCGAGTCGGTGCTCACCTACGAGGGCACCGTCGAGATGCACCAGCTCGTGCTGGGCAAGGCGCTCACCGGTCTGGACGCGTTCCGGTGA
- a CDS encoding LysM peptidoglycan-binding domain-containing protein has protein sequence MSACADNSRPDKARTTPATDRAPRAPRTSRTARRAAVLAGAALLAPAGLLAATGTAAAADAGVWDRIAQCESGGDWHINTGNGYYGGLQFSAGTWRAYGGTAYAATADGASREAQIAVAAKVQRAQGWGAWPVCSARAGATGTAPGGGVGGADGASNGSRHRAAPESAPSRQPARAPERPAAAHTDRGASRGAHGDYTVRTGDTLSGIAQRHGTSWRRLYSANKDVIGADPDVIVPGQRLAL, from the coding sequence ATGTCCGCATGTGCCGACAACTCCCGTCCTGACAAGGCCCGTACGACGCCGGCCACGGACCGTGCGCCGCGTGCGCCGCGCACGTCACGTACGGCGCGCCGGGCCGCGGTCCTCGCCGGAGCGGCGCTGCTCGCCCCGGCCGGACTGCTCGCCGCGACCGGCACCGCCGCCGCGGCCGACGCGGGAGTGTGGGACCGCATCGCCCAGTGCGAGAGCGGCGGCGACTGGCACATCAACACCGGCAACGGCTACTACGGCGGGTTGCAGTTCTCCGCCGGAACCTGGCGCGCCTACGGCGGCACCGCGTACGCCGCCACCGCCGACGGGGCCTCGCGGGAGGCCCAGATCGCGGTGGCCGCCAAGGTGCAGCGGGCGCAGGGCTGGGGCGCCTGGCCGGTCTGCTCGGCCCGCGCGGGAGCCACCGGGACCGCCCCGGGCGGCGGGGTGGGCGGCGCCGACGGCGCCTCGAACGGCTCCCGCCATCGGGCGGCACCCGAGTCCGCCCCGTCCCGGCAGCCGGCACGGGCCCCCGAACGCCCGGCGGCGGCGCACACCGACCGCGGTGCCTCGCGCGGCGCCCACGGCGACTACACCGTCCGCACCGGCGACACCCTCAGCGGTATCGCGCAGCGGCACGGCACCAGTTGGCGGCGGCTCTACAGCGCCAACAAGGACGTCATCGGCGCCGACCCCGACGTGATCGTCCCCGGTCAGCGGCTCGCTCTCTGA
- a CDS encoding I78 family peptidase inhibitor, whose product MAPIPTPPAEPHDSPEAYVGQEAAQAERLARERGWTTVRSLAPGTVITMEYRAGRLNFEVADGTVTRCWKG is encoded by the coding sequence ATGGCACCCATTCCCACACCCCCCGCGGAACCCCACGACTCCCCGGAGGCGTACGTCGGCCAGGAGGCGGCGCAGGCCGAGCGGCTGGCCCGGGAGCGCGGCTGGACCACCGTGCGGTCCCTGGCGCCGGGCACGGTCATCACGATGGAGTACCGCGCCGGACGGCTGAACTTCGAGGTGGCGGACGGCACCGTGACGCGCTGCTGGAAGGGCTGA
- a CDS encoding cell division protein SepF, translating to MGSVRKASAWLGLVDDNDDERYYDDDYAEGQESGDAWVTDPRVKVASEAAEDRSRRIATVTPDSFRDARAIGELFRDGVPVIMNLTGMEPADAKRVVDFAAGLIFGLRGSIDRVSTRVFLLTPADTEIVSGEAMRGPSDGFFNQS from the coding sequence ATGGGATCGGTGCGCAAGGCGAGTGCCTGGCTTGGCCTCGTCGACGACAACGATGACGAGCGTTACTACGACGACGACTACGCCGAGGGTCAGGAGTCCGGCGATGCCTGGGTCACCGACCCCCGGGTGAAGGTGGCCTCCGAGGCGGCCGAGGACAGAAGCCGCCGGATCGCCACGGTCACCCCGGACAGCTTCCGGGACGCCCGGGCCATCGGCGAGCTCTTCCGGGACGGCGTCCCGGTCATCATGAACCTCACGGGCATGGAGCCCGCCGACGCCAAGCGCGTGGTGGATTTCGCGGCCGGGCTCATCTTCGGCCTGCGCGGCTCCATCGACCGCGTCTCGACCCGGGTCTTCCTGCTGACGCCGGCGGACACGGAGATCGTCAGCGGTGAGGCGATGAGAGGGCCGTCCGACGGCTTCTTCAACCAGAGCTGA
- a CDS encoding phosphatase PAP2 family protein has protein sequence MRTEAMLTRLDGLFARLDREPERPVHIDVPRMSRHRVVLFAGTLAFYGAIVWAVVITSWLVRLDWQVMFFRPYQQWPEIHAFLDYYVVLGQRGPTAVMVASWLGWRSWRQHTLRPLLTLGAALLLLNATVGAAKYGMGRLGPHYATAIGSNEMWRGGDIFPSGHTANAVVTWGILAYLASTPRARRWLSALSAVTSLGVGLTTVYLGTHWLSDVVLGWTAGLLILLGLPWCEPLIARAEAFILDLRDRWRSRLLGPAPAPAPAAPPAPAPAASPTPVAPVATPAPQAARTADEIDPPARETVATRASRAPAYLAPGPHTARSERTPVTPAGSRRPPHSDRSPRAAAGSARPLGGN, from the coding sequence GTGCGTACCGAAGCAATGCTGACCCGTCTGGACGGGCTGTTCGCGCGGCTCGACCGTGAGCCGGAGCGGCCGGTCCACATCGACGTGCCGAGGATGAGCCGGCACCGCGTGGTCCTCTTCGCCGGGACGCTCGCCTTCTACGGGGCGATCGTGTGGGCCGTGGTGATCACCTCCTGGCTGGTGCGGCTCGACTGGCAGGTCATGTTCTTCCGGCCGTACCAGCAGTGGCCCGAGATCCACGCGTTCCTGGACTACTACGTGGTGCTGGGCCAGCGCGGCCCCACGGCGGTGATGGTGGCGTCCTGGCTGGGCTGGCGCTCCTGGCGGCAGCACACCCTGCGCCCGCTGCTCACGCTGGGCGCGGCGCTGCTGCTGCTGAACGCCACGGTCGGCGCCGCCAAGTACGGCATGGGACGGCTCGGACCGCACTACGCGACCGCCATCGGCTCCAACGAGATGTGGCGCGGCGGCGACATATTTCCCTCCGGGCACACCGCCAACGCCGTGGTGACCTGGGGCATCCTGGCCTATCTCGCCTCCACCCCGCGGGCCCGGCGCTGGCTCTCCGCGCTGTCGGCGGTGACCTCGCTCGGGGTCGGTCTGACCACCGTCTATCTCGGTACGCACTGGCTGAGCGACGTGGTGCTGGGCTGGACGGCAGGGCTGCTGATCCTGCTGGGGCTGCCGTGGTGCGAGCCGCTGATCGCCCGCGCCGAGGCGTTCATCCTGGACCTGCGGGACCGCTGGCGCAGCCGCCTCCTGGGCCCCGCACCGGCGCCGGCGCCCGCCGCGCCCCCTGCTCCGGCTCCGGCCGCCTCCCCCACCCCGGTCGCCCCGGTGGCCACTCCGGCGCCGCAGGCGGCCCGTACGGCCGACGAGATCGATCCCCCGGCCCGGGAGACCGTCGCCACGCGCGCGTCCCGCGCACCGGCGTACCTGGCGCCGGGGCCGCACACCGCGCGCTCCGAGCGCACGCCGGTCACCCCGGCGGGCAGCCGCCGCCCGCCGCACTCGGACCGCTCGCCGCGCGCCGCCGCCGGCTCGGCCCGCCCGCTCGGCGGCAACTGA